A single Cryomorphaceae bacterium DNA region contains:
- the rmuC gene encoding DNA recombination protein RmuC, whose product MEYGLLLAGVVLGVVIGYLLGKRNSHRAAGTISESDLDEKYVLRALYSTLEERLDEAQTERSKMENERLELSGQLAAKNQELLNLSERLRETKKEIEDLQERFKVEFKNVANELLEEKSKKFTEQNEKELDRILLPFKTRLKEFEEKVDKTYKENRDEQISLKTQIDGLQKLNQQMAKEALELTNALKGDSKSMGDWGEFQLTRLLEQAGLKENVHFQTQNSFADGEGHQKRPDFIVHLPEDKHLIIDAKVSLKAYEAYHSAETDADRSDALKRHLASIKAHIKGLGSKRYEDLYQIATPDYVMMYIPVEPAFLLALEQDEDGQLYAEALDKNVVLVSTSTLLATLRTVGYIWKQETQAKNVQEIADRGAKLYDKFVGFVESLTAIGQRLDQARVTYDKALGQLKDGPGNLIRQAEQLKGLGLKTNKSLPKGLKEHSEDE is encoded by the coding sequence ATGGAGTACGGACTTTTGCTTGCTGGTGTTGTATTGGGTGTGGTGATTGGCTACCTATTAGGGAAGCGAAATTCGCATCGTGCCGCAGGCACTATTTCGGAATCAGATCTCGACGAAAAATACGTTCTGAGAGCCCTCTACTCTACCCTTGAAGAACGACTTGATGAGGCACAAACTGAACGCTCGAAAATGGAAAACGAGCGCTTGGAATTATCCGGGCAATTGGCTGCCAAAAATCAGGAACTCCTGAATTTATCCGAACGTCTTCGGGAAACCAAAAAAGAAATCGAAGATCTTCAAGAACGGTTTAAAGTTGAGTTCAAAAATGTAGCAAATGAGCTATTAGAGGAAAAGTCAAAGAAATTCACCGAGCAAAACGAGAAGGAATTGGACCGGATCCTGCTTCCTTTTAAAACTCGCTTGAAGGAGTTTGAAGAGAAGGTCGACAAAACCTACAAGGAAAACAGAGATGAGCAGATCAGCCTGAAAACTCAGATTGATGGTCTACAGAAGCTGAATCAACAGATGGCTAAGGAAGCCTTAGAGTTGACCAATGCGCTTAAGGGGGACAGCAAATCCATGGGAGACTGGGGCGAATTCCAACTGACGCGTTTGCTGGAACAGGCTGGGCTAAAGGAAAATGTGCATTTCCAGACGCAGAACAGCTTTGCCGATGGTGAGGGTCATCAAAAGCGCCCGGATTTCATCGTTCACCTCCCAGAAGACAAACACCTCATCATTGACGCCAAGGTCTCACTCAAGGCATATGAGGCTTATCACAGTGCCGAAACCGATGCGGACCGCTCAGATGCATTAAAGCGACATTTAGCCAGCATTAAAGCCCACATCAAAGGACTGGGAAGCAAGCGATACGAAGACCTTTATCAAATTGCCACACCGGATTATGTTATGATGTACATTCCGGTAGAACCGGCTTTCCTGCTAGCCTTGGAGCAAGATGAAGACGGTCAGCTATACGCCGAAGCCCTGGATAAAAACGTGGTATTGGTCAGCACTTCTACCCTACTAGCAACCTTGAGAACCGTAGGCTACATCTGGAAACAAGAAACGCAGGCGAAAAACGTTCAAGAAATAGCGGATCGCGGTGCCAAGTTGTACGATAAGTTCGTGGGCTTTGTAGAGAGCTTAACGGCCATCGGGCAGCGCTTAGATCAGGCCCGCGTCACATATGACAAGGCCCTTGGGCAATTGAAAGATGGGCCTGGAAACCTCATACGTCAAGCCGAACAATTGAAGGGGCTTGGGCTAAAGACGAACAAAAGTCTGCCGAAAGGATTAAAAGAACACAGTGAAGACGAATAG
- the ung gene encoding uracil-DNA glycosylase: MKRPNLEASWLEALESEFQKEYFHNLKSFLVEERAQHQVFPPGNRIFAAFDRTPLPDVKVVIIGQDPYHGLGQANGLCFSVADGVKHPPSLRNIFKEIESDLGHPYPVSGNLEPWADQGVLLINATLTVRAHQAGSHQGKGWEQFTDRVIDVLSEQREGLIFLLWGRFAQNKAARINADKHHVLKAAHPSPFSAHSGFFGCRHFSQVNALLEENGQKSIVWQLS, from the coding sequence ATACTTTCACAACCTCAAATCGTTTCTCGTAGAGGAACGTGCTCAGCACCAGGTATTTCCTCCGGGAAATCGAATTTTTGCTGCATTTGACCGAACACCCTTACCCGATGTCAAGGTGGTCATCATTGGTCAAGATCCGTATCACGGACTAGGACAGGCCAACGGGCTGTGCTTCTCTGTTGCCGACGGCGTCAAACACCCGCCCTCACTTCGGAACATCTTTAAAGAAATCGAAAGCGATTTGGGACACCCCTACCCCGTTTCCGGAAATCTTGAACCCTGGGCCGATCAGGGGGTACTGCTGATTAACGCCACATTAACTGTTCGTGCTCATCAAGCTGGAAGCCACCAAGGTAAAGGCTGGGAGCAGTTTACAGATCGAGTGATAGACGTGCTTTCCGAACAACGTGAGGGGCTCATTTTCCTACTCTGGGGTCGTTTTGCGCAAAACAAAGCCGCCCGTATCAACGCGGACAAGCATCACGTACTAAAGGCAGCACACCCCAGTCCATTCAGTGCGCACAGCGGATTTTTTGGATGCCGACATTTTTCCCAGGTTAATGCGTTATTGGAAGAGAACGGACAAAAATCAATCGTCTGGCAACTTTCTTAA
- a CDS encoding BamA/TamA family outer membrane protein: MKLHITVSDLPERQWPLDRSFADTLNAEKALYEEVRALRADGFWSARIQSTTWRGSTLEAQLERGQPIQWASVDWSDERFELLPTDPKLQRWSGKRWSGTDWMRWESRVLDLAENNGYPFARLDWQELTVSTDSVSGVLAFEPGPYIRYDSVNVRGYDEMTESMTANLLGLKVGAPYSEKTLADLGQTVADIEYLSMPRSPQVLFNREKTVVFAYLEKEKANQFDGILGFNANDQGVTVTGNVYLRLLNAFNRGEEVVVDWSSPGNTTQKLDLKASYPYLFGWNWALEGGLNLLKQDSSFLNLSSNLGIRYFISPRSSVNFRFSSKSSSLLGEEAVAGVVDYSSSFYSVGLRLRTTDRRVAPKNGVRVDAQFGLGERRAEDSRTTQLRTTIDAGSYWNFSSLLVLHNRIQFGRFDGQLQNAGLGPSYYNELFRFGGIQNLRGFDEQSIFIAQYLIGTVELRLLTGRDGFIFAFSDFGFLDPGQLFEINLPDSGSAWSFGAGAAFQTPAGLLNLTYALGRRSGSDFQLDQAKVHIGLINQF; encoded by the coding sequence TTGAAGCTCCACATCACCGTTTCGGATTTACCCGAACGGCAATGGCCTTTGGACCGATCCTTTGCGGATACCCTAAACGCAGAGAAAGCTCTTTATGAGGAGGTTCGGGCCCTTCGGGCCGATGGGTTCTGGAGCGCACGCATCCAATCAACAACTTGGCGTGGATCAACGCTTGAGGCTCAATTGGAAAGAGGTCAGCCCATTCAATGGGCTTCTGTGGATTGGTCCGATGAGCGTTTCGAATTACTACCTACCGATCCAAAACTACAGCGATGGAGCGGAAAAAGATGGAGCGGAACCGACTGGATGCGCTGGGAAAGCCGCGTACTGGATCTAGCCGAAAACAACGGCTATCCCTTTGCTAGACTGGATTGGCAAGAGCTCACAGTATCTACGGACTCCGTTTCTGGCGTACTTGCCTTTGAGCCGGGACCTTACATTCGATATGACAGTGTCAATGTCCGCGGATACGACGAAATGACGGAGTCCATGACCGCCAACCTACTCGGTTTAAAGGTCGGAGCGCCCTATTCTGAGAAGACCTTAGCCGATTTAGGCCAAACCGTTGCCGATATCGAATATCTCAGTATGCCGAGAAGCCCTCAGGTGCTGTTCAATCGAGAAAAAACCGTCGTGTTCGCCTATCTGGAGAAGGAAAAAGCCAATCAATTTGACGGAATTCTTGGATTCAACGCCAACGACCAAGGTGTAACGGTTACCGGAAATGTCTACTTACGACTTTTGAACGCTTTCAATAGGGGTGAAGAAGTCGTTGTGGATTGGAGCAGTCCGGGGAACACCACACAAAAGCTCGACCTGAAAGCTTCGTATCCTTACCTATTTGGCTGGAACTGGGCGCTTGAAGGCGGATTGAACCTACTGAAACAAGACTCCTCTTTTTTGAACTTGAGTTCGAATTTGGGGATTCGGTACTTCATTAGCCCCAGATCGAGTGTCAACTTCCGTTTCAGCAGCAAGAGTTCCAGTCTACTGGGCGAAGAAGCCGTAGCGGGAGTTGTGGACTACTCCAGCTCATTTTACAGTGTAGGACTGCGTTTGCGGACGACGGATCGCCGAGTAGCGCCCAAAAATGGAGTTCGCGTTGACGCTCAATTTGGCCTTGGAGAACGACGGGCCGAGGATTCTCGCACCACCCAGCTTCGAACCACAATCGATGCCGGAAGCTATTGGAACTTTAGCTCTCTTCTTGTTCTGCACAATCGAATTCAATTCGGAAGATTTGACGGGCAACTGCAAAACGCCGGCTTGGGACCGAGCTATTACAACGAACTCTTTCGCTTTGGAGGAATCCAAAATTTAAGGGGATTTGACGAACAGAGTATATTCATTGCTCAATACCTCATCGGCACCGTTGAACTCCGTCTCTTGACAGGTCGGGACGGGTTCATTTTCGCCTTCTCCGATTTTGGTTTTTTAGACCCCGGACAACTGTTCGAGATCAATCTTCCGGACAGTGGAAGCGCATGGAGTTTTGGTGCAGGAGCAGCCTTTCAAACACCCGCTGGATTACTCAATTTAACCTATGCGCTCGGTCGTAGAAGCGGCAGCGATTTTCAACTTGATCAAGCCAAGGTTCACATCGGACTGATCAATCAATTCTAG